A window from Solanum stenotomum isolate F172 chromosome 7, ASM1918654v1, whole genome shotgun sequence encodes these proteins:
- the LOC125871815 gene encoding probable pectate lyase 12, whose amino-acid sequence MFQRSYIVIFLILTSFFPFAFGIFLNVTTLPGQHPDPEAVALEVNRKVNASLSIFQSRRKMLSYTSSDQSSCQTGNPIDDCWRCDHSWQLNRQRLADCAIGFGQYALGGKGGRYYVVTSSSDPDPVNPPPGTLRYGVIQEEPLWIVFSANMEIKLSEELIFNSHKTLDGRGVNVHITGGGCITLQYISNVIIHNIHVHHCYESGYTNVRSSPTHFGYRGKSDGDGISIFGSRDIWIDHCSLSNCKDGLIDVVMGSTGITISNNHFSHHNEVMLLGHSDDYLPDSGMQVTISFNHFGKKLIQRMPRCRRGYIHVVNNDFTRWEMYAIGGSGSPTINSQGNRYIAPFDPFAKEVTKRVDTDEGKWRNWNWRSEGDVMANGAYFVASGEEVEVKYEKAYSVEPKSADFIDQITLNAGVLIHRGSNSGKWTAATNNDTESAGDDGGGEDLVAISGDSDDDYGGDEESRSSTIYSNFSLLFNFLMTLLALLWS is encoded by the exons GAAAGTGAATGCATCACTCTCAATTTtccaatcaagaagaaaaatgttGTCTTACACAAGTAGTGACCAATCCTCTTGTCAAACGGGCAACCCTATCGATGATTGTTGGCGATGTGACCATAGTTGGCAATTAAATCGCCAAAGACTAGCCGATTGCGCCATCGGTTTCGGTCAATACGCCCTCGGTGGGAAAGGCGGTCGTTACTACGTGGTCACCTCATCCTCGGACCCCGACCCCGTGAACCCGCCACCTGGCACTCTCCGATACGGAGTCATCCAAGAGGAACCGTTATGGATAGTATTCTCAGCCAATATGGAGATTAAACTCTCGGAAGAGCTCATTTTCAACTCGCACAAAACCCTAGACGGACGTGGGGTCAACGTGCACATAACGGGAGGGGGTTGCATAACGTTACAATATATCTCCAACGTTATAATCCACAACATACACGTACATCATTGTTACGAATCGGGCTATACGAACGTACGTTCGAGCCCTACACATTTCGGATACCGAGGCAAGTCGGATGGGGATGGAATCTCGATATTCGGGTCACGAGACATATGGATAGACCATTGTTCATTGTCCAATTGTAAAGATGGATTAATTGATGTAGTTATGGGGTCAACGGGGATAACGATATCAAATAATCATTTTTCACATCATAATGAGGTAATGTTATTGGGACATAGTGATGATTATTTGCCAGATTCAGGTATGCAAGTCACAATATCATTTAATcattttggtaaaaaattaattcaaagaaTGCCAAGGTGTAGAAGAGGATATATTCATGTTGTCAATAATGATTTTACAAGATGGGAAATGTATGCAATTGGTGGAAGTGGAAGTCCTACTATCAACAGCCAAGGAAATAGATATATTGCACCCTTTGACCCTTTTGCTAAAGAG GTAACAAAAAGAGTGGACACAGATGAAGGAAAATGGAGAAATTGGAATTGGAGAAGTGAAGGGGATGTAATGGCAAATGGAGCATACTTTGTGGCCTCtggtgaagaagttgaagttaaatatgaaaaagcttATAGTGTGGAGCCCAAATCTGCTGATTTTATTGACCAAATTACTTTAAATGCTGGTGTTCTTATTCACAG GGGCAGCAACAGTGGAAAATGGACTGCTGCCACCAACAATGACACCGAATCCGCCGGAGACGACGGTGGAGGGGAAGATCTCGTGGCAATTTCCGGCGACTCCGACGACGATTATGGTGGTGATGAAGAGTCTAGAAGCTCTACAATTTACTCTAATTTCTCcttgttatttaattttctaatgaCATTGTTAGCCTTATTGTGGTCTTAA
- the LOC125870026 gene encoding transcription factor MYB27-like encodes MQEEKLRKGPWLDEEDERLAYVIAILGERRWDALAKASGLRRSGKSCRLRWMNYLRPNLKHGHITQDEEHLIIKLQKQLGNKWSKIAKQLPGRTDNEIKNYWRSHLRKKALIYEQGPIQHSP; translated from the exons ATGCAAGAAGAGAAATTACGAAAAGGGCCTTGGCTCGACGAGGAAGACGAGAGACTAGCATATGTTATCGCCATTTTAGGTGAACGTCGTTGGGATGCCTTAGCAAAAGCTTCAG GGCTGAGGAGGAGTGGGAAAAGCTGCAGATTAAGATGGATGAACTATCTTAGACCTAACTTAAAACATGGCCATATCACTCAAGATGAAGAACATCTAATTATTAAACTTCAGAAACAATTGggaaacaa GTGGTCAAAGATTGCTAAACAATTGCCAGGAAGAACTGATAATGAAATAAAGAATTATTGGAGAAGTCATTTGAGAAAGAAAGCACTTATTTATGAACAAGGTCCAATTCAACATTCTCCTTAA